A genomic region of Rheinheimera sp. MMS21-TC3 contains the following coding sequences:
- the pgl gene encoding 6-phosphogluconolactonase: MMQLNQFANSEALNKQFAAELVTILQQAISLRGSATLVVSGGRTPQALFQQLSHADLAWDKVTITLADDRWLAADQADSNERLVKASLLQNRAAKAKFISLYANSASAFSGVIEVLPRIAGLPTFDAVILGMGEDGHTASLFPCSEQIAESLASDAPAVLAIKPTTAPYERITLSKSRLENTRHMFLHLVGAAKKTVLDQAMADNDVLAMPIRAFLQHSELTVSVMYAEQ, encoded by the coding sequence ATGATGCAACTTAATCAGTTTGCTAATAGCGAGGCTTTAAATAAGCAATTTGCTGCTGAGTTAGTCACTATTTTACAGCAAGCTATTAGCCTGCGGGGCAGTGCAACACTTGTAGTCTCTGGCGGGCGTACGCCTCAGGCTTTATTTCAACAGTTAAGTCATGCTGATTTAGCTTGGGATAAGGTAACTATTACTTTGGCTGATGATAGATGGTTGGCAGCAGATCAAGCCGATAGTAATGAGCGTTTAGTTAAAGCTTCTTTATTACAAAATCGCGCAGCTAAAGCTAAATTTATTAGCTTATATGCTAATAGTGCTTCTGCTTTTAGTGGTGTAATTGAAGTATTGCCACGAATTGCTGGCTTACCTACTTTTGATGCGGTTATTTTAGGTATGGGTGAAGATGGTCATACTGCTTCTTTATTTCCATGCAGTGAACAAATAGCGGAAAGCTTAGCCTCAGATGCACCTGCAGTTTTGGCTATAAAACCAACTACAGCACCTTATGAGCGGATAACTTTATCTAAGTCTAGGCTGGAGAATACTCGACATATGTTTCTTCATTTAGTTGGGGCGGCTAAAAAAACAGTATTAGATCAAGCCATGGCAGACAATGATGTGCTAGCTATGCCTATTCGAGCTTTTTTACAGCATTCAGAACTAACCGTTTCGGTTATGTACGCTGAACAATAA
- the edd gene encoding phosphogluconate dehydratase yields the protein MHPVIQQVTDNIIQRSETSRSNYLQRMALAREQGPHRGVLSCGNLAHGFAACNQQDKASLRSLTKANIAIVSAYNDMLSAHQPYEDYPKRIKAAVNEVGSVAQFASGVPAMCDGVTQGQPGMELSLLSRDIIAMSAAIGLAHNMFDGGVMLGICDKIVPGLLLAALSFGHLPFVFIPAGPMPSGIPNKEKARIRQQFAEGKVTKEQLLAAEAASYHAAGTCTFYGTANSNQLVIEIMGLHLPGASFVNPGTELRDALTAAAARQVTRLTDLGDNYLPISQIIDAKAIVNGIVGLLATGGSTNHTMHLIAVARAAGYIVNWDDFAQLSAATPLLTRIYPNGHADINHFQQAGGMAVLIKELLNAGLLHNDVQTIAGPGLSRYTQTPTLVDGNLVWQDSPSVSQDLTVLSTATKPFSRHGGLEVLSGNLGRAVIKTSALREGTAVIKAPAVVFSSQHQLDAAFQAGDLNKDCIIVVRFQGPKACGMPELHKLTPPLGVLQDRGYKVALVTDGRMSGASGKVPAAIHVTPEALDGGNLAKIQTGDLVLVDAEQGVLQLFVSEAELALRTAASIELTTTDSFGMGREFFGALRSQLTGAEQGACSLFKE from the coding sequence ATTCATCCGGTTATACAACAGGTAACTGACAATATTATACAACGCAGTGAAACGAGCCGCTCTAATTACTTACAGCGTATGGCTTTGGCACGTGAGCAAGGGCCACATCGTGGCGTACTTAGTTGCGGCAATTTAGCTCATGGTTTTGCTGCTTGTAACCAGCAAGATAAAGCCAGTTTACGTAGTTTAACCAAAGCTAATATTGCTATAGTGTCGGCTTATAACGATATGCTGTCTGCACATCAGCCTTATGAAGACTACCCTAAACGGATTAAAGCTGCGGTTAATGAAGTTGGCAGTGTGGCGCAATTTGCCTCTGGTGTGCCCGCTATGTGTGATGGTGTAACCCAAGGCCAGCCGGGAATGGAGCTCAGCTTATTAAGCCGTGATATTATTGCCATGTCGGCTGCTATTGGCTTGGCGCATAATATGTTTGATGGCGGCGTTATGCTGGGAATTTGCGATAAGATTGTTCCAGGCTTGTTATTAGCCGCCCTGAGTTTTGGCCATTTACCTTTTGTGTTTATTCCCGCTGGGCCTATGCCATCGGGTATTCCCAATAAAGAAAAAGCCCGAATTCGTCAGCAATTTGCTGAGGGTAAGGTAACTAAAGAGCAATTATTAGCAGCAGAAGCGGCTTCTTATCATGCTGCAGGCACTTGTACTTTTTATGGTACGGCTAATTCTAATCAGTTAGTTATTGAGATTATGGGGTTGCACTTGCCTGGTGCTTCATTTGTTAATCCGGGTACAGAATTGCGTGATGCATTAACAGCCGCAGCAGCAAGACAAGTGACACGCTTAACTGACTTAGGTGATAACTACTTACCCATTAGCCAGATAATAGATGCTAAAGCCATTGTTAATGGCATTGTTGGTTTATTAGCTACTGGTGGCTCCACTAACCACACTATGCATTTAATCGCCGTGGCTCGCGCTGCCGGTTATATCGTAAATTGGGATGACTTTGCCCAGTTATCTGCAGCAACGCCACTATTAACCCGTATTTATCCTAATGGTCATGCTGATATTAACCACTTTCAACAAGCGGGTGGCATGGCAGTGCTAATTAAAGAGCTACTTAATGCAGGGCTTTTGCATAACGATGTGCAAACTATTGCCGGCCCAGGTTTAAGCCGTTATACCCAAACGCCAACTTTAGTTGACGGTAACTTAGTCTGGCAAGATAGCCCAAGTGTGTCGCAAGATTTAACGGTGTTAAGTACGGCTACTAAGCCATTTAGTCGCCATGGTGGTTTAGAGGTACTATCAGGAAACTTGGGCCGAGCGGTCATAAAAACTTCGGCTTTACGTGAGGGCACCGCCGTTATTAAAGCACCAGCAGTAGTGTTTTCCAGTCAGCATCAATTAGATGCTGCTTTTCAAGCAGGTGATTTAAATAAAGATTGTATTATAGTAGTGCGGTTTCAAGGCCCTAAAGCTTGTGGCATGCCCGAGTTACACAAGTTAACGCCACCCTTAGGTGTTTTACAAGACCGGGGCTATAAAGTTGCCTTGGTGACAGATGGCCGTATGTCTGGTGCTTCAGGTAAAGTGCCAGCGGCTATTCATGTTACCCCTGAAGCTTTAGATGGCGGTAATCTGGCTAAAATACAAACGGGCGATCTGGTTTTAGTAGATGCAGAACAAGGTGTATTACAGTTATTTGTTAGCGAAGCAGAGCTAGCATTAAGAACAGCGGCGAGTATAGAGCTAACCACGACTGACAGCTTTGGTATGGGACGTGAATTCTTTGGTGCGCTGCGTAGCCAATTAACGGGTGCAGAGCAGGGCGCTTGTAGTTTATTTAAGGAGTAG
- a CDS encoding bifunctional 4-hydroxy-2-oxoglutarate aldolase/2-dehydro-3-deoxy-phosphogluconate aldolase: MAFSHWALQPATLFQQSAVIPVMVINNLDDAVPLAKAIVAGGIKVLEVTLRTPVALDAIRLISQQVPAAIVGAGTVTTAQQLQQSIAAGAKFAISPGFTSELLQAGKMAKIPLIPGIASVSELMQAIAVGYSHFKFFPAEAAGGIKALKAFYGPFADIRFCPTGGINVSNVTDYLALPNVDCVGGSWLIPDEALQHKNWLRITELCLEASKLNNN; encoded by the coding sequence ATGGCTTTTTCACACTGGGCTTTACAGCCTGCTACTTTATTTCAGCAAAGTGCTGTGATCCCCGTTATGGTTATCAATAACTTAGACGATGCAGTGCCTTTGGCTAAAGCCATAGTGGCAGGTGGCATTAAGGTGTTAGAGGTCACACTGCGCACACCTGTAGCTTTAGACGCTATTCGCTTGATAAGCCAACAAGTACCTGCAGCTATTGTCGGTGCTGGTACAGTAACAACAGCCCAGCAATTACAACAATCTATTGCTGCTGGCGCTAAATTTGCCATTAGCCCAGGTTTTACCTCTGAGTTATTGCAAGCAGGTAAAATGGCTAAGATCCCATTAATTCCGGGGATTGCTAGTGTGTCAGAATTAATGCAGGCTATTGCTGTTGGTTATAGTCATTTTAAATTTTTTCCAGCAGAAGCCGCAGGTGGTATTAAAGCTTTAAAGGCTTTTTATGGCCCTTTTGCTGATATTCGCTTTTGCCCTACCGGTGGCATTAATGTTAGCAATGTAACCGACTACTTAGCCCTTCCTAATGTTGACTGTGTAGGGGGCTCTTGGCTGATACCTGACGAGGCGCTACAGCATAAAAATTGGTTACGCATAACCGAGTTATGCCTAGAAGCGTCTAAGTTGAACAATAACTAA
- a CDS encoding ABC-F family ATPase gives MISTSNITMQFGAKPLFENISIKFGEGNRYGLIGANGCGKSTFMKILSRELEPSSGNVFVEPNHRVAKLHQDQFAFEQYSVIDTVIMGHAELWAVKQERDRIYSIAEMSEEDGMKVADLEVAFGEMDGYTAESRAGELLIGVGIPVEQHFDLMSSIAPGFKLRVLLAQVLFAEPEVMLLDEPTNNLDINTIRWLETVLTERNSTMVIISHDRHFLNSVCTHMADLDYGELRLYPGNYDEYMFAATQARERLLADNAKKKSQIAELQTFVSRFSANASKAKQATSRARQIDKIQLEEVKASSRVNPFIRFEQQKQLYRLALEVEGLNKSFGELQLFKNLNLTIEVGEKVAILGTNGIGKTTLLKCLMGELSPESGTVKWSENAKVGYYAQDHEYEFKDNMTLFDWMSQWKSPTDDEQAVRGILGRLLFSQDDIKKSTSVLSGGEKGRMLFGKLMLLKPNILVMDEPTNHLDMESIESLNLALEHYKGTLLFVSHDREFVSSLASRIIEITDKDVRNFVGTYEEYLAAQA, from the coding sequence GTGATCTCAACTTCTAACATTACCATGCAATTTGGCGCTAAGCCGTTATTTGAAAATATTTCGATTAAATTTGGTGAAGGTAACCGCTACGGTTTAATTGGCGCTAATGGCTGTGGTAAATCCACCTTCATGAAAATTCTAAGTCGCGAGTTGGAGCCTAGCAGCGGCAACGTTTTTGTTGAGCCTAACCATAGGGTTGCAAAGTTGCATCAAGATCAGTTTGCCTTTGAGCAATACTCTGTTATTGATACAGTGATTATGGGCCATGCAGAGCTTTGGGCGGTAAAGCAAGAGCGTGATCGAATTTATAGTATTGCCGAAATGAGCGAAGAAGATGGCATGAAAGTGGCTGATTTAGAAGTCGCTTTTGGTGAGATGGATGGTTATACGGCAGAGTCTCGCGCCGGTGAGTTACTAATAGGTGTGGGCATTCCGGTAGAGCAACACTTTGACTTAATGTCATCTATAGCGCCAGGTTTTAAGTTACGCGTATTACTTGCTCAAGTGCTATTTGCTGAGCCAGAAGTCATGCTATTGGACGAGCCAACTAACAACTTGGATATTAATACTATCCGTTGGTTAGAAACAGTATTAACTGAACGCAACAGTACCATGGTAATTATTTCGCATGATAGGCACTTTTTAAACAGTGTTTGTACCCACATGGCTGACTTAGATTATGGTGAATTACGCTTATATCCCGGTAATTATGATGAGTATATGTTTGCTGCAACTCAAGCTCGTGAGCGTTTATTGGCTGATAATGCCAAGAAAAAATCGCAAATAGCAGAATTACAAACCTTTGTTAGCCGTTTCTCGGCCAATGCTTCAAAAGCAAAACAAGCTACCTCTCGAGCTAGGCAAATAGATAAAATACAACTAGAGGAAGTAAAAGCCTCTAGTCGGGTTAATCCCTTTATTCGTTTTGAACAACAAAAACAGTTATACCGTTTAGCACTTGAAGTTGAAGGCTTAAATAAAAGCTTTGGTGAACTTCAGCTATTTAAAAACCTAAACCTTACCATTGAAGTGGGTGAAAAGGTGGCTATTTTAGGTACTAACGGTATTGGTAAAACGACTTTACTTAAATGTTTAATGGGTGAATTAAGTCCAGAGTCAGGCACGGTTAAATGGTCTGAAAATGCTAAAGTAGGTTATTACGCTCAAGACCATGAGTATGAGTTTAAAGATAATATGACCTTGTTTGATTGGATGAGCCAATGGAAAAGCCCAACTGATGATGAACAAGCTGTTAGGGGGATTTTAGGCCGGCTGCTTTTCTCACAAGATGATATTAAAAAATCAACTAGTGTGCTATCTGGTGGTGAAAAAGGGCGAATGCTATTTGGTAAACTAATGCTTTTAAAGCCAAATATTTTAGTAATGGATGAGCCAACAAACCACTTAGATATGGAGTCTATTGAGTCATTAAACTTAGCATTAGAGCATTATAAAGGCACCTTATTATTTGTCAGCCATGACCGTGAGTTTGTTTCATCTTTAGCTAGCCGTATTATTGAAATTACCGATAAAGATGTTCGTAACTTTGTCGGTACTTACGAAGAGTACCTTGCTGCACAAGCTTAA